A window of Kocuria sp. TGY1127_2 genomic DNA:
ATCGATTCCAAACGAGTTCGGCTGTCCGCGCGGTCGCAGAAAGCCAGCGCCGTACGGGTACGCGTCGGCGAATTCGAAACGGTTCTCGAGGGCGGAGACTCGTGCGAATACAAGCTCGAGGATCTCCACTCCGTAACGCGCTGAGGGGCTCTCGGGCACCTCGCCCGACACGCTGACCCCAAGCGACTGAAAAGGCCCCGGTTTCGAGTTGAAACCGGGGCCTTGTGTCGTTTCGGCCGCGGCGTCTGGGACCACGCCGTATCTCAGTCGCGAGAAGCGGACCTGCGGCGCAAGAACGCGGCCACGAGAGCTCCCGAAACGTTGTGCCACACCGAGAAGACCGCTCCCGGCAGGGCGGCCTCCGGGGTGAAATAGGTTCGAGCCAATGACGTCGCCAGACCCGAATTCTGCATTCCCACCTCGATCGCGGTCGTACGACGAGCGGAGACTGGCACCCGGAACAGGCTCGCCGCCCCGTAGCCGAGAAGGTAGCCCAGACCGTTGTGCAGGATCACCGCGAGCAGAACCAGGAGTCCCGCCGACACGATCGCTTCCGCGGACCCGGCGACGACGATCGCCACGATCACCGAGATCGCCGCGACCGAAACCCAAGGCAACGCGGGGGTCACTCTGAGGACTACGCCGGGCGCGAGCCAGCGCACCACGAGGCCCAGGACCACCGGAATCAGGACGACCTCGAGGATCGAGAGCATCATGTCACTGCCGCTCACGTTCATCCGTTCACCCGCCAGCCAGATCGCCAGGAGCGGCGTGAGAAAAGGCGCGATCAACGTCGAGATCGAGGTCATCGCAACGGAAAGCGCGACATCGCCCTTGGCGAGGTACGAGACGACGTTCGAAGCCGTACCCCCAGGGCAACAGCCGACCAGGATCACACCGACCGCGAGCGCGGGCGGAAGCTGCAGGGCCCACGAAATAACGAACCCGAGCAGCGGCATGATGACGAATTGTGCGACCACACCGATGATGACGGGGACAGGATTCTTGGCGACGAGCGCAAAGTCAGGGCCCGTCAGTGTCAGTCCCATTCCGAACATGATGACGCCCAGCAGTGGATTGACCCATCCAGAGAACCCCGAGAAGAACCCCGGGAGAAAGAACCCGAGAATTCCGGCCCCAAGGATCAATAACGGAAAGATCGTCACGGCGTACAGAGCGCTGCGCTCTTCCGAATTCTTGGTCGGTGACGGCGTGGTCTGGTCGGTGGAGTTCATGTGATATCTCTACCAGCCGGCGGCCCTACGGGCTATTGCTCGCACTGATTCGTCCAAGATGTGGTCTATCGACGCATCGATGTCAATGCGCGTACCCCGCTCGTCGTCTTCAAGTTCCTCGAGCGTGTCCAATTGCGAGCGCAGAAGTCCTTGAGGCATGAAATGTCCGCTCCTACCCTCGAGACGGTGAGACAGCGTTTCTTCGTCGCCGGCGAGATGAACGAAGAATGTCCCCGGGGACTCCGCGCTGATCGTCTTGCGATAGACACGCTTGAGTGCCGAACACGCAATGACCAGTCCGGTGCTCTGGGGGTCGGCGAGGGCGGCATCGTGCAGCTTCTGGCCGACGACGCGCAGCCACGGCCACCGGTCTTCATCCGTGAGCGGGTGACCAGCCGCCATTTTCTCGACATTCGACAGAGGATGCAGCGAGTCGGCATCGACGAATTCGGCGTCCAAGCGAGTAGCCAGGAGGGATCCGATGGTCGTTTTGCCCGCGCCGGAAACCCCCATGACCACGATCAGCGGCGGCTCAGTATGTTGATTTTCTACCAATTGTGTACGGTCCCATCGGCAAGTCGGTTGTACGGGAGATATGCCTGATCGTAGGGGAAACGGGCCGCGGCTTCCTCATCGAATTCGACTCCGAGTCCCGGAGCGTCACCCGGGTGCAGATATCCGTCTTCGAAGGTCAGCCCCTCGTGGAAGACTTCACGTGTCAACGGGGAATGGGGCATGTATTCCTGGAGCCCGTAGTTGTGGATGGACAATCCGAGGTGAAGTTGAGCCGCGAATCCGATCGGTGAGACGTCCGTAGGACCGTGGAATCCCGACTTGACCTGGTACATCTCGGCAAAATTCATGGCCTTCCTGAGCTGCGTGATTCCGCCGAAATGCGTCGAGGCGCACCGCACGTAGTCAATGAGCTGTTCCTGGATGAGATCTTTGATGTCGTAGACGGAGTTGAAGACCTCACCGATCGCCAAAGGGGTCGTGGTGTGCTCACGGACCAGTCGCAATGCTTCCTGGTTCTCGGCCGGCGTGCAGTCCTCGAGCCAGTACAAGTCATACGGTTCCAGTGATTTCCCCAGTTGAGCGGCCTCCCGAGGTGTCATCCGGTGGTGGCCGTCGTGCAGCAAGGGCAGCTCAGGCCCGAACTCGTTGCGCACGGCCTCGAAGACGGTGGGGACGTGCCGCAGATAGGCCCGGGTGTCCCAGTCCTCCTCGACGGGTTGGGTCCCGCGGTTAGCTGGTTCGAAGTCGTACCGCTCTCCCGTCGACTGTTCCTGTGCGGCCACACCGTACAGTTTCTCGATTCCGGGTACCGAGGTCTGCACCCGAATCGACTTGTAGCCCAACTCGAGTTCCTCCCGGATCGAGTCAAACAGCTGTTCAAGGTCTCTTCCGGACGCGTGGCCATAGGCCCGGCAGCCGCGGCGCGAGGCCCCGCCCAGCAACTGGTACACGGGCATTCCGGCGACCTTGCCCTTGATATCCCAGAGAGCCATGTCGACGGCGGCGATCGCGGCCATGGTGACCGGGCCGCGTCTCCAGTACGACGCCCGATACAGGAATTGCCATGTGTCTTCGATAGTGCTGGGATCCTTGTCCAGCAGGAGCTGACAGACATGCTCCTTGAGGTAAGCGGCAACCGCCAGTTCACGCCCGTTCAGGGTTGCGTCGCCTATACCGGTGACTCCCTCGTCCGTCGTGATCCTAAGAGTCACGAAGTTGCGGGACGGGCTCGTCACGAAGACCTCTGCCTTCTCGATGCGCATTATTGTCCTTTCGTTGGGTAGTCGTCGTGGTGCGAATCATCGTCCGTGGAATTGTCCCCGGACTGATCCTCGACAATGTGGATTTGGGCCTGATCGTTCCCGGGCACGGCCTCCTGCGAGCTGGTGGCGGGATGGGACGCACGAGCAGTAGGACCATTGAGGTCCGAGGAGGTCTCGACCGAGGTCGGGATCGCTCCTGTTTCCAGGCCTTCGTGACGCTGCCTCCGGTTTGCCTCAATGGATTTCATGACCGATGTGAATTTTGCCTCGGTCAGGGGATAACCGGTCATGATCAGCATTGCGAGAATAAATATGGCCGCCGGAATCAGGCCACCGTAGATGGCCAAACCGGACACGACTCCGTCGCCCTGACTTCCCTTCCCGGCGGTATATCCGGCCCAGGTCAGCACGATGCCGCCCAGGGACTGTCCGAGGGCTTGCCCGACCTTTCGTGTGAAGGAAAACGCCGCGTATGTGGCTCCTTCAGTCCGGACACCGGTCCGGTATTCACCGTATTCAACGGTGTCGGCTTCGAGCGCCCATGTCATGGTGTTCAGCAGCCCCATCCCGACACCCATCAGGAACAGCCCAATGAGGCTCATGGCCAAGGAATGCCAGACGGAATTGCTCAACGCGAACAGGACACCGCCCGCGGCGGCCACCATGCAGTTGTAGACGAACCCTCTCTTCTTCCCCATCGCGCGGGTGACCATAGGGCCGAACGGGCCGACGTACAATACCGCTCCCGTGGTGATGATGATCGAGACGGACGCGACCCAGCCTCCAGAGGTGTACCGGGAGAGGACCACGTTGGAGAGATAAATGGTGAGCGCACCGATCATCGACTGCGCAGTCAAGTAGAAGAGCGAAGAGGCGCACAACCTCAGCAAGGGGCCGTTCCGCCGGATCGTGGACAGGGTCTCCTTGAAGCTCACCTTCTCGACCTCACGGAACACCACTTCTTTCGAAGTGAGGAACGTGGTGTAGAAGAAGATCGCGCCGATCACCAGGAAGACGATGGACGTGACAAGAAAGGTGGTCGCGAGGTCCTCAGCCTGTTTGAGCCGGGGTGCGAGAAATACGGAAAGCAGAAGAATCGTGGCCCCTGAGCCGACCATGCGCGCCGAAGCGAGCCGCGACCTGTCCACCGGATTCTGGCTCATGGCCCCCGCGAGCGACCCGAACGGGATATTGACCATCGAATACAGCAGTCCCAAGAGGGCATAGCTTACGGTCGCCCATACGATCTTGGTCGCGTACGAGTCCACGGGAATCCAGAAGCAGAGAACATTCGACAGCAGAAGCGGAACCGAGTACCACAGCAGAAACGGACGGAATTTGCCCCACCGGGTCATGGTCCGGTCGACCATGCGACCGGCAAAAAGATCAGCAAAAGCGTCCCAGAATTTCACGAACAGGAAGATCGCGCTCGCGTGCGCGGGCTGGATGCCCACCACGTCCGTGTAGAACAGGAGAAGAAACACGCCGGTCATTTGGAACGCGACGTTGCATCCTGCGTCTCCGAGACCGTAGCCCGCGATGCGTCTCTTGGGCAGATGCTCGTGGGCCACGTGAGGTATGGACGAAGTAGCTATTTCTGACATGACAGGCTCCTTTGCCTGGGGTGCCCTACAAGGGCTTAATGGAGATGGCTGGGACGGTGTCTCGACCTCGCCAGGGTTGACCGTTCTCATCGGTGAGCCCGTGGCGGACCGGCAGCATCGTCACGTACCAGGGGTCAACGGCCGAGTTTCTCCGACCACCGTCTCCGGAGCTCATGGGCCAGAGCCTTGGGTTTGCGGTCCCTGGTGAACACTCCCTTTTTGTTACCGTCCACGCGCGCGAACCCGTTCTTGGTCTGGAAATCCGCGAAATTCCACACCTGCTCACCGGCCATGCATTCCACGCGGTCGAATTCCTCGTGATACATGCGCAGCAGTGCTGTCTGGTATTCCTCGGTGAAGGGGATCTCGAAAACCGAGTGGAGACCCGCGATCGTATCCGCGCCGTATTCGGTCATGATGGTTGGTTTGCCGTATTGCTCGTCCCAGGCCTCGAGTTCCTTGCGAAGGGAACCTCGGGCCGCGACGATGTCTCCGGCGTCTACGTACCAGCCGTAATAGCGGTTCAGCATCAGCACATCGAACAGATCCGAGATCTTGTCGACTCCACAGGGCGCGAACATGACGTTGACGAACCCGACAGGCCGTGAGGGATCGAGTCGGCGGGTCAGCTTTTCGAGCGGCTCGAAGTACTCCCGCGCGCCCTCGGCCCCGGAGTCTGGTTCATTGGCGATCGACCACAGAACCACCGAGGGATGGTTCTTGTCCCGTTGGATGAGTTCGCGGATTTCACGGGCGTGGACCTTTTGGGTGTTCTCGTCGACGTTGCCGGGATCGAAGGTGTTTCCGCCTCCCTGGTCCATGATTCCGGCACCCATATGCCAGTTCAGTCCAACCGCCGGGGTCTCGTCGATGACGACGATTCCGCGCTCGTCGGCGTACTCCATGATTTCTTCGGCGTACGGGTAGTGCGAGGTGCGGAAGGAATTGGCGTTGATCCAATTCAGCAGGCCAAAGTCCTGAACCATGTGGGCGTTCGAGTGGGCCTTGCCGATCGTCTCGTGGTCCTCGTGCATTCCGAAACCCGTGAAGTAGAAAGGCTCCCCGTTGATGAGAAACCGCTTGCCTCGTACCTCAACGGTCCGTACGCCAAAACGTTGATCGTATTCGTCGACGAGTTCACCGTTGTCGTACGTCAGCACGCGGAGCGTATAGAGGTAGCCTCGTCCTGGTTTCCAGAGTTCAACTCCGGACCAGGACAACTCACCGTCCAGGGTCGAGTCGCTCGCCGCGACTCGCTCTGCACCTGCGACGACATCGCCTTCCGCGTCCAGGACCTGAACGGCCGCTTCCGGGGCATCCCCGGTGAACTTCGCGGTGTAATGCACGATTCCTCGGCCGCCTTCACCGCCTTCGAATTCGGCAACTACAGTCACATCGTCGAGGCGAACGTCGGCGACATTGCAAAGCCACACGCTACGGTGAAGGCCCGCGTAATTGAAGAAGTCGTGACGGTACGCGAGATGTTTTCGGCCCTGGCCGTCCTGGGTTACCTCCCCGGGAGGAAGAGTCTCGTGCGACAACTCGTTGTTCACGGCGACGGTCATAGTGAATACCTCACCGGGGTGGACGTGCTCGGTGACGTCGACGTCGAACGGCATATAACCGCCCTGGTGGCGGACCACTTCCTGACCGTTGACGAAGACCACTCCGAGATGGGTCGCGGAGTCGAAGCGGAGGAGAGTCCTACCCGTCGAGAATCCGCGCGGAACTCGGACATCACGGGAATACCAGACCCAACCGACGTGCTCGCGAATCGCGCTATCGGCATACAGGTCGTTGAAAGACCCGGGCACCGGCGCTTTCAACCCTTGTTTCGGGAACTGCTGGGCCCAGCCCTTCTCAAAGCTGTCGTGGTGCCAGTCGACCGCGAAGTCGAAGAGACCATCCAGGCTGACTCGCTGACGAGTCGATGTGTCTTGGGGTCGCAACATGTGGGGTAAGTCCTTTCTGGGGCAACACGAGGTTCGATGGGTGGCTCGTTTGCCGTGGAACCGTATTCTGAGGGGTCAGTTATGGGACCGCACGAGCGAGACAAGGTGCGTATCCTGCCCCAGCCCGGGTTGAAGCACATCGAGCAAGGCACGCGTGGTGTCGTCTGAGGCGAGGGCCTGACGGATGGAATCCACCTCCGAGTCCTTGATGTCCCGGGAGTCTTGGGTGATGAGCCAAGCGATCCACGAGGCGATCGCGCCGGCCGCGGCGGCGCCGTCGCGGCCGGCCTCGCGTTCGGCCTGGTAGATCGGCAGGGCGCGAATGCGCAACTTGCTGGCCCCATCGGTACCGATTTGAGCCAGGAAATGCTGGATCCGGGGATTGCGGTACCGGGTCAGCAGATCCTCCCGGTAGGACGGCACATCGAGTTGTGGGTCCGTCAGGTGCCGCGAGGCCTCGTCCCAAAAAGCTTCGATCTTCGACAGGATCGCGGGATCGGCGATCGCTTCGGCCACGGTGCGATGTTCTGCCAGCTGGCCGGCGTAGGCCATGTAACTGTGAGTACCGTTCAAGAGCCACAGTTTTCTGCGCTCGAAGGGTTCAAGATCGTCCACGAACTGGGCACCTGCACGTTCCCATTCCGGGCGACCCCCCGGAAAATCTCCCGAGAAGATCCAAGAACGAAAGGGCTCCGCGACGACCGGCGCCGCGTCATCGAACCCCGTTTTCTCGGCAACGAACTGAGCGAGTTCCTCCGTCGCCGCGGGCGTGATGCGGTCCACCGAAGTCCCGACCCAGGAGACCACCCGATCGATCTCCTCCGCGAGTCCGTCCTTGCATGCGTGGGCCGTGCCGAGAACCGCGTTCCGAGTCGCGGTCGCGTTGTCAGCCATGTTGTCGCAGGATACGACCGCGATTCCGGCTTCGTTTCCCAAGGACCTGAGGCGACGATCGAGGCCGAGCACCAATCGGCCCGCGGCCGTGAGCAACGGCGGGTCCTGTGAAGGGTCCGATAGAGCCTCACGCAAGATTGCGATGTCGGCGGCCACGTCCTCGTCGGTGGCTTTCAGTTCTCCGGCCGGATCTAGGTGGTATCCGGCTTCCGTGATGGTCAGCGTGACGAGTGCAATTTCCGGAGCGGACAGCAGCTGAACCAAACGTTTCGAATCCGAGGCCGGGCGGACCTCGACGATCGACTGGATCAATTCCACGGAATCCGCGTCGGCGGCCCGCTCAACCAGCGAATACAAGCCTTCCTGGGGAGCGAGTTCTTCGGCCGCGACGGGACTGCGACCGGTAAACGCCGCAATACCCCACTTCGGATCACGTGCGTCGGACTCCGCGTGCTGCGTGTACCAGGCCTGGTGGGCACGATGGAATGCGCCCAACCCCAGATGGACCACACGGACGGGGGCGGGATCGCCCACGTGCCGGGCGGCGGTGATCCGGTTCAGCGACGTGCTCATAGCTTGAAGACCTTCCGCGGGTTCGAATCGGTCAATTCCACGATCGCGGAGCGCGCACGCTCCTCCGTAATGCGGTGCTCGACCACGAGCTTGGCCAAGAACCCCGCATCAACCCGGCGGGCGGCGTCGTGACGGGCGGGGATGGAACAGAACGCTCGCGTGTCATCGATGAATCCCGAAGTTCGCGAAAAACCGAGGGTTCCAGTTGTCGCCGAACGGAAACGGTGCATCGCGTCGGGTTCGTCGAGGAACCACCACGGGGCGCCCGCGTACACGGCGCGGTAGAAGCCGGCCAGCGGTGCGATTTCCCGCGAGAACGTCGTCTCGTCCAGGGTGAAGAGCACCAGATTGAAATCGTCCGAATTGCCGAAATCCGACAACAGGGGCTGCAACCCGCGCGTGTAATCCACCCCGAACGGGATGTCGTTGCCGGTATCCGGCCCAAAACGTTCAACGGTCCGAGAGCTGTGGTCTCGGTAGGATCCCGGATGAATCGTCATGGTCAGCCCGTCCTCCGAGGACATCCGAGCGAACTGATAGGTCATGTTGGCCTCGAAGCGGAGGGCTTCGGCGTTGGTGGCCGTTCCCGCGAGGCCCTTTTCGAAGAGGTCATTGGCCTCTTGGTCCCCGAGCTTGACCGACTCAGGGGTCCACACTCCGTGATCTGCCGAAACGGCACCGTTTTCCACGAAGTAGGCCCTGCGGTTGGCCATCGCACGCAGATAACCTGCGTATCCCGTCAGCCCGTCTCCTGCCTCTTGGATGAGCCGGTCCGCATTCCGAGCAAAAGAAGGGTTCCAGAATTTGACGAAAGCATCGGGTCGGAAAGTCGGGAGGACCCTCCCGTCGAAGGTCGGGTCGGACGCCAATTCCCGGTGGGCCGCCAAATCATCCAACGGGTCGTCCGTGGTGGCCAGCACCTCGAGGTCGAAGTCTCGGAACAATTCACGCGGACGGAATTCAGGACGCGCCAGCACCTCCGAGATCTGGTCAAAGAGCTCGTCGGCGTGGGCACCGTCGATCGTCGAATCGTCGACCCCGAAGACGGTCGCGAATTCTCTTCGGAGCCAGTACCCGGAGGCCGTTCCGTCGAAGAGCTCCCACCGTTCGCAGAAGGCACGCCAGATATCGCGGGCATCGGCATCCTCGGCGGTGCCCGCGTTGACGTTCTCCAGGTTCACCCCATCCGCGTTCAACAGCCGATATACGTAATGGTCGGGGCTGATGAGCAGGGCCGCGGGATCAGGGAAGGCTTCATTGCGCGCGATGGATTCCGCGGTCACATGGCCGTGAGGGGACAACAGCGGCAGCTCTTCGGCGACCGCAACCAGATCCCGGGCCACGTTGCGTGTTGCCGGATCTGCCGGAAGAAGGCGATCGGGGTGCAATGCAATGGACTGTGTCATAAAGACATTCCACGCCCGGTGACCGTAACTCAGATACCGGTTGCCACAAGTTGCCGCGAATTCCCTGAGTTGGGGCAGAGGTGCCTAACCGATGCCGCGCGTGCTCCCCCGGGTAATCAAACGCGCCGGGAGAACCACGGGACGCTCTGTTGACGCCTTGACCCCATTGGCAATCGCCATCACATGGGCGGCCGCGGTTGCACCCATTCGTTCGAAAGGTCCGACGACGGTCGTCAACTTCGGCCTCACCAGGCTTGATGCGAGTAGGTCGTCGAAACCGACGATCTGCAGGTCGTCGGGGACCACGACACCGGTCGACTGGACGTGCCGCATAAAGGACAGAGCCATCAGGTCGTTGTAGGCAATTACTGCGTCGGTGGGGCGCTCCCGCCAAACCTTCGCGGCTTGGACACCTCCCGACATTGTGGGTTCGAAAGGACCGATGCGGCGAAACTCCAGCCCAACGGCCTTACTGACGTCGCGGACGGCTGCCCACCGCATTCCATTGGCCCACGACGTTTCGGGACCCATGATGTACGCGATGCTGCGCGCTCCAGTCCTCGCCAGGTGCTCAACCGCCGACCGAGTTCCTTGTTCCTGATCGATGACGACGGAAGCGACTCCCCGCACGGCCCTGTTCATCACGACCATCGCCTTCTGCTTGGCGAAGGTCCGGATCGCGGCGTCGGGCAAGCGTGCACCGGCAAGAATGAGCCCGTCCACGCTCGTGAGGCTTCGCTGGATAGCCTCTTGTTCCCGATCCCGGGACTCGCGCGAGTTGGACAGAATCGTCGTCATCCCTGAATCCCGCGCTGCCATCTCGACCCCCTGGACCATGTCGATGAAAACCGGATTGGATATGTCCGCAACGATCAGTCCGAGCATCCAAGACGGCCTCCGCTCGGTCCCGCCCGCACGCCTCAGCGCCTGATTCCTGTATCCGACCCGTTCCGCGGCCGCACGGACTTTCTCCGCGGTCGCATAAGAGACCCTTCCAGGGCGTGAGAAAGTGCGGGAGACGGTCGATGCCGCGACACCGGCCTCGCGGGCGACGTCGTAGATACTCGCCGGGCCGGTCGATTCGCGGGCTTTTCCGTTGTCCTGCATGGCTAGATTCTCGACCCCCGTCGCGAACCGGCAAAATCCTGCCGCCGTTTCGGCACAGTTTTCCCGTTTCTTGCCGTGCAGCCGGTCCGAGGCGCCTGTTCGGCATGAAGAAGCGACCGCTCCGGCCGCAAACATGATGACTCCCCGCTTTCTTCGGGAAAACGGGGAGTCATCGCTTGTTCGTTCGGGAGCACTAGTGGAAGAAGTGACGTGCCCCGGTGACGTACATGGTTACGCCGGCCTTGTTTGCCGCTTCAATGACTTCTTCGTCCCGGATCGATCCACCGGGCTGGACGACGGCGCGCACGCCAGCTTCCAGGAGGACCTCAAGGCCGTCGGCAAACGGGAAGAATGCATCAGATGCCGCAACGGCGCCACGAGCACGCTCCTGGTTGCCTTCGCCGAGAGAATTGGCACGCTCGACCGAGAGCTTGCACGAATCGACGCGGTTGACCTGGCCCATACCGATTCCGACCGCAGCTCCGCTTTCGGCCAACAGAATCGCATTCGATTTGGCCGAACGCAGAGCGCGCCACGCGAACTCAAGATCCGAAAGAGTTTTTTCGTCCGCGGCTTCCCCTGCCACGAGCGTCCAATTAGAGGGATTGTCACCGTCGGCCTGAAGCCTATCGCTCTGCTGGAACAACGCGCCACCGGAAACCTGACGGTATTCGATGCTCTCGCGCTCGAAACCCTCCGGCAGGAGGAGAATTCGCAGATTCTTTTTGGTCTTCAAAACCTCGAGGGCGCCGTCTTCGTAAGAAGGGGCGATGATGACCTCCGTGAAGATCCCCTTGACGGTCTCGGCCATTTCCTGGGTGACTTCACGATTCGCCGCGATGACCCCACCGTAGGCGGACAGCGGATCGCATGCATGAGCCTTGCGGTGGGCGTCAGCGATGGGATCCGCAGCATCCGCCGAACCCACGGCAATTCCGCACGGGTTGTTGTGCTTGATGATCGCAACAGCCGGGTCGGCAAAGTCGAAGGCCGCTCGCAGCGCCGCATCCCCGTCGACGTAATTGTTGTAGGACATCGCTTTGCCGCCCAATTGCTCGGCCTGGGCAATGCCCGGTGCTACCGCCGGATCGACGTACAGTGCACCGCGCTGATGCGGATTCTCGCCGTAACGCAATGATTCGGAGCGCTCGAAGCCCATTCCGGCGTAGGGAGGCCAAAAATTGGCCTCCGGGTCCTGAGCGAATTGCTGCTGGGTCCAGGTTGCCACGGCGGTGTCGTAGGCTGCGGTATGGGAGAAGGCTCCTGCCGCAAGACGACGGCGCTCGGCCAGGTCGAATCCGCCGTTCCGGGCGGCTTCGACAACGCGGCCGTACTGAGCGGGGTCCACCACGACGGAAACCGAATGATGGTTCTTGGCCGCGGCGCGAACCATGGAAGGGCCACCGATATCGATCTTCTCGATGATGTCCTCTTCCCCGGCCCCCGAGGCGACGGTGTCAACGAACGGATAAAGGTTCACGATCACGAGGTCGAAGGGTTCGATACCTAGGTCCGAAAGCTGCTGGACGTGGTCACTCTTGCGACGATCCGCCAGGATGCCCGCATGGATCTTCGGGTGGAGGGTCTTGACTCGCCCCTCCAAGCACTCGGGGAAATCCGTGATCTGAGCGACTTCGGTCACCGGAACGCCGGCATCCTTGATCTTCTGGGCAGTGGACCCCGTGGAGACAATGTCCACGCCTGCCTCGTGCAGACCACGGGCCAGGCCATCCAGCCCGGTCTTGTCGAAAACGGAAATCAGGGCTCGTTTGAACGGGACGCGATTCAGCTCGGTCAGGGACACGGAAACTCCAACTCATCGGTTATGGCGTACTACTGCCGGTGACGACGCTCAGTCTATTGCGCCGCCGGACAGGTTCTTAATTGTGGTTACAAGGAGGGAACGTTCTTGCGCTTTGATGCGCTCGTGAAGTGCTTCTTCGTCATCGCCATCCAGGACGGGCACCGCGGCCTGAGCGAGGATCGGACCTGTATCCACTCCGGAGTCCACCACGTGAACAGTCACGCCGGTGATTTTGACGCCGTGGGCCAGAGCATCTCTGACGCCGTGGGCCCCGGGGAAAGACGGCAGAAGGGCCGGGTGGGTATTGACGATCCGGCCTTCGAAACGGCCGACCAGGTCCGCATCCACGATGCGCATAAAACCTGCGAAGATGACGTAATCCGGCGCGTAGGAGGCGATCTTTTCCTCAAGGGCGCGGTTCCATGCGGCCCGGTCTGCGTGATCCGAAGGGCTGACCACGAAATTCTCGATACCGGAATCGGCCGCTCGCTCGATTCCTCGGCAGGGCTTGTCCGCCCCTACGGCAGCGATCTCGACGTCGAGCAGATCCGCCTGCACTGCATCCAGAATGGACTGAAGATTTGTCCCGGAACCAGAGACCATGACCACTATGCGCATGAACTCAACCTTACCGACATGCCCGGTA
This region includes:
- a CDS encoding bile acid:sodium symporter family protein, which produces MNSTDQTTPSPTKNSEERSALYAVTIFPLLILGAGILGFFLPGFFSGFSGWVNPLLGVIMFGMGLTLTGPDFALVAKNPVPVIIGVVAQFVIMPLLGFVISWALQLPPALAVGVILVGCCPGGTASNVVSYLAKGDVALSVAMTSISTLIAPFLTPLLAIWLAGERMNVSGSDMMLSILEVVLIPVVLGLVVRWLAPGVVLRVTPALPWVSVAAISVIVAIVVAGSAEAIVSAGLLVLLAVILHNGLGYLLGYGAASLFRVPVSARRTTAIEVGMQNSGLATSLARTYFTPEAALPGAVFSVWHNVSGALVAAFLRRRSASRD
- a CDS encoding gluconokinase, which encodes MVENQHTEPPLIVVMGVSGAGKTTIGSLLATRLDAEFVDADSLHPLSNVEKMAAGHPLTDEDRWPWLRVVGQKLHDAALADPQSTGLVIACSALKRVYRKTISAESPGTFFVHLAGDEETLSHRLEGRSGHFMPQGLLRSQLDTLEELEDDERGTRIDIDASIDHILDESVRAIARRAAGW
- the manD gene encoding D-mannonate dehydratase ManD, which codes for MRIEKAEVFVTSPSRNFVTLRITTDEGVTGIGDATLNGRELAVAAYLKEHVCQLLLDKDPSTIEDTWQFLYRASYWRRGPVTMAAIAAVDMALWDIKGKVAGMPVYQLLGGASRRGCRAYGHASGRDLEQLFDSIREELELGYKSIRVQTSVPGIEKLYGVAAQEQSTGERYDFEPANRGTQPVEEDWDTRAYLRHVPTVFEAVRNEFGPELPLLHDGHHRMTPREAAQLGKSLEPYDLYWLEDCTPAENQEALRLVREHTTTPLAIGEVFNSVYDIKDLIQEQLIDYVRCASTHFGGITQLRKAMNFAEMYQVKSGFHGPTDVSPIGFAAQLHLGLSIHNYGLQEYMPHSPLTREVFHEGLTFEDGYLHPGDAPGLGVEFDEEAAARFPYDQAYLPYNRLADGTVHNW
- a CDS encoding glycoside-pentoside-hexuronide (GPH):cation symporter — protein: MSEIATSSIPHVAHEHLPKRRIAGYGLGDAGCNVAFQMTGVFLLLFYTDVVGIQPAHASAIFLFVKFWDAFADLFAGRMVDRTMTRWGKFRPFLLWYSVPLLLSNVLCFWIPVDSYATKIVWATVSYALLGLLYSMVNIPFGSLAGAMSQNPVDRSRLASARMVGSGATILLLSVFLAPRLKQAEDLATTFLVTSIVFLVIGAIFFYTTFLTSKEVVFREVEKVSFKETLSTIRRNGPLLRLCASSLFYLTAQSMIGALTIYLSNVVLSRYTSGGWVASVSIIITTGAVLYVGPFGPMVTRAMGKKRGFVYNCMVAAAGGVLFALSNSVWHSLAMSLIGLFLMGVGMGLLNTMTWALEADTVEYGEYRTGVRTEGATYAAFSFTRKVGQALGQSLGGIVLTWAGYTAGKGSQGDGVVSGLAIYGGLIPAAIFILAMLIMTGYPLTEAKFTSVMKSIEANRRQRHEGLETGAIPTSVETSSDLNGPTARASHPATSSQEAVPGNDQAQIHIVEDQSGDNSTDDDSHHDDYPTKGQ
- the uidA gene encoding beta-glucuronidase, producing the protein MLRPQDTSTRQRVSLDGLFDFAVDWHHDSFEKGWAQQFPKQGLKAPVPGSFNDLYADSAIREHVGWVWYSRDVRVPRGFSTGRTLLRFDSATHLGVVFVNGQEVVRHQGGYMPFDVDVTEHVHPGEVFTMTVAVNNELSHETLPPGEVTQDGQGRKHLAYRHDFFNYAGLHRSVWLCNVADVRLDDVTVVAEFEGGEGGRGIVHYTAKFTGDAPEAAVQVLDAEGDVVAGAERVAASDSTLDGELSWSGVELWKPGRGYLYTLRVLTYDNGELVDEYDQRFGVRTVEVRGKRFLINGEPFYFTGFGMHEDHETIGKAHSNAHMVQDFGLLNWINANSFRTSHYPYAEEIMEYADERGIVVIDETPAVGLNWHMGAGIMDQGGGNTFDPGNVDENTQKVHAREIRELIQRDKNHPSVVLWSIANEPDSGAEGAREYFEPLEKLTRRLDPSRPVGFVNVMFAPCGVDKISDLFDVLMLNRYYGWYVDAGDIVAARGSLRKELEAWDEQYGKPTIMTEYGADTIAGLHSVFEIPFTEEYQTALLRMYHEEFDRVECMAGEQVWNFADFQTKNGFARVDGNKKGVFTRDRKPKALAHELRRRWSEKLGR
- a CDS encoding mannitol dehydrogenase family protein gives rise to the protein MSTSLNRITAARHVGDPAPVRVVHLGLGAFHRAHQAWYTQHAESDARDPKWGIAAFTGRSPVAAEELAPQEGLYSLVERAADADSVELIQSIVEVRPASDSKRLVQLLSAPEIALVTLTITEAGYHLDPAGELKATDEDVAADIAILREALSDPSQDPPLLTAAGRLVLGLDRRLRSLGNEAGIAVVSCDNMADNATATRNAVLGTAHACKDGLAEEIDRVVSWVGTSVDRITPAATEELAQFVAEKTGFDDAAPVVAEPFRSWIFSGDFPGGRPEWERAGAQFVDDLEPFERRKLWLLNGTHSYMAYAGQLAEHRTVAEAIADPAILSKIEAFWDEASRHLTDPQLDVPSYREDLLTRYRNPRIQHFLAQIGTDGASKLRIRALPIYQAEREAGRDGAAAAGAIASWIAWLITQDSRDIKDSEVDSIRQALASDDTTRALLDVLQPGLGQDTHLVSLVRSHN